The Coffea arabica cultivar ET-39 chromosome 4e, Coffea Arabica ET-39 HiFi, whole genome shotgun sequence genome includes a window with the following:
- the LOC113740692 gene encoding protein JINGUBANG-like → MEVHSWFETSPPVLPKPGSLTSSRTSSSGSITIPDRMQYSSAIYEETSFSSLQSDVSQDSSHNSHQKMINSPSVTHSCTGNFQTLTPQISFLAVHGNTLYAASLNEINVFDLTNYCLVDNLNCSGMAKSIAFVENKIFTSHQDCKIRVWQIASSSKKHQLISTLPTVKDRLRRCVLPKNYVQVRRHKQKLWIEHADTISGLAVNDGLIYSVSWDKSFKIWRISDLSCLESVKAHSDAINAIVVCANGLIYTASSDGTIKIWQRNDDGRKKHKLVTTLDKHKAGINALAINEDGSVLFSGGFDENILVWEKDNTADDHMVLSHSLKGHTGAILCLTIVDDFLISGSSDRTVRIWKRSREYGYCCIRVLEGHLKPIKTLVAISGRNGDGTVISIFSGSLDGQIKVWKVTTNSTSCTSP, encoded by the coding sequence ATGGAGGTCCATTCATGGTTTGAAACCAGCCCGCCTGTTTTACCAAAACCAGGATCATTAACATCCTCCAGAACTTCATCTTCTGGCTCAATCACAATACCTGATCGAATGCAATATTCATCGGCAATTTATGAGGAAACGAGTTTCAGTAGTCTTCAATCAGATGTCTCTCAAGACTCATCTCACAATTCTCACCAAAAAATGATAAACAGCCCTTCAGTAACTCACTCATGCACTGGCAATTTTCAAACGTTAACCCCACAAATAAGCTTTCTTGCAGTGCATGGCAACACCCTTTATGCTGCTTCGTTGAATGAAATCAATGTCTTCGATTTAACGAATTATTGTCTTGTTGACAACTTGAACTGTTCAGGCATGGCTAAATCAATTGCATTTGTCGAAAACAAGATCTTCACTTCTCATCAAGATTGCAAGATCAGAGTATGGCAAATTGCATCATCATCAAAAAAGCATCAACTAATCTCAACACTGCCTACTGTTAAAGATCGCCTGAGGCGTTGTGTTTTGCCAAAGAATTATGTTCAAGTTAGGCGGCACAAGCAAAAGCTTTGGATTGAACATGCAGACACCATATCAGGTTTAGCAGTGAATGATGGATTAATCTACTCGGTTTCTTGGGATAAAAGCTTTAAGATATGGAGAATATCAGACTTGAGTTGTTTAGAATCGGTTAAGGCGCATTCTGACGCGATTAACGCCATTGTTGTTTGTGCAAATGGATTAATCTACACTGCATCAAGTGATGGAACTATCAAAATTTGGCAGAGAAATGATGATGGGAGAAAGAAGCATAAGCTAGTAACCACTTTAGACAAGCACAAGGCAGGGATTAATGCATTGGCTATAAACGAAGATGGATCAGTCTTGTTTTCAGGAGGTTTTGATGAGAATATTTTGGTGTGGGAGAAGGATAATACTGCAGATGATCACATGGTGCTTTCACATTCATTGAAAGGACATACAGGCGCTATACTTTGCTTGACAattgtggatgattttctaATCAGTGGATCATCTGACAGAACAGTGAGGATTTGGAAACGCAGTAGAGAATATGGATACTGTTGCATTCGTGTTCTTGAAGGACATTTGAAACCAATCAAGACACTTGTTGCAATTTCAGGTAGGAATGGAGATGGTACTGTTATTTCAATATTTAGTGGAAGCCTAGACGGACAAATCAAAGTCTGGAAAGTTACTACAAATTCCACAAGTTGCACATCTCCTTAA
- the LOC113741771 gene encoding protein MHF2 homolog isoform X1 has product METSFDSDLIGEIFKRIWRRRAAERERNEVTEAPDTEVGVGTPKKSRPTLANAKALKLSSELLRLFVTEAVQRAAMIAEAEGASTIEATHLERILPQLLLDF; this is encoded by the exons ATGGAGACCTCTTTTGATAGC GATTTAATCGGTGAAATATTCAAGCGCATTTGGAGGAGAAGAGCCGcag AGCGCGAGAGAAATGAAGTTACTGAAGCTCCGGATACCGAG GTTGGAGTTGGCACACCTAAGAAAAGTCGGCCTACTTTGG CTAATGCAAAGGCCCTGAAGCTTAGCTCTGAGCTCCTCAGACTCTTTGTCACAG AGGCTGTTCAACGAGCTGCTATGATTGCTGAAGCAGAGGGTGCGAGTACAATAGAAGCAACTCATTTGGAGAGGATACTTCCACAGTTGTTGCTGGACTTTTAG
- the LOC113741771 gene encoding protein MHF2 homolog isoform X2, producing METSFDSDLIGEIFKRIWRRRAAERERNEVTEAPDTEVGVGTPKKSRPTLANAKALKLSSELLRLFVTGRGCSTSCYDC from the exons ATGGAGACCTCTTTTGATAGC GATTTAATCGGTGAAATATTCAAGCGCATTTGGAGGAGAAGAGCCGcag AGCGCGAGAGAAATGAAGTTACTGAAGCTCCGGATACCGAG GTTGGAGTTGGCACACCTAAGAAAAGTCGGCCTACTTTGG CTAATGCAAAGGCCCTGAAGCTTAGCTCTGAGCTCCTCAGACTCTTTGTCACAG GTAGAGGCTGTTCAACGAGCTGCTATGATTGCTGA
- the LOC113742147 gene encoding uncharacterized protein has translation MEKIPAASAMEWSIDLEKGLRSKNPGKCIEAILEIGPRLEWWNRESRISVAEYKIFHLIPGEDKLFANAILLRLADAFRVGDKRIKTCIVKVFREELKSRRRRSGRKVEDEILSKKKLENYLEILRRVKVVFDEGDVEERALALYLFGCWADFAKDSADVRYVILSSVVSDDVLEVKAALFAAGRFCELANDFASVLMEMLTNRLTSCETSMALKLVGGRALANMCCSLSLANRAYETGLKLLLDSSEENFSAVMLVSLTKLASCWTLLIPQQIELLFSYLAKYRATQIEVTTLTCLQFLFARGVCPCPASRDMVQNFFDMLNQSKFPPAVLRQVLKVLHKMLSYNLPTLPSSEMFMVFSTFLKFIENVNQSSIMSERLVAARVLVNILCKFLGRPKLEHDETAFTLAYQAISFIMDRISELVNSIVTRHTFLVNGLKTTKKGLLDGDQANEELEREVTSLLRSIFYLVENHSDISGLVLDRVGIFLEHLVSTLCRDVSIEKDNFLNYELSECGEEYKTANILKLVFSVTRIIVTCLENPEVEHAETAKVLNSLKLLIDYVCKSTPIGSSTYTIYLLLLHFHSACKCIWRQINPIVYLDDNYTPFYAGSFLHDNTFIAEFGKKMFGGRDNWSSYKAGKRAALQGLWSNAAFIFERLTKMAVSNSSYVWLKTLNLFSHSESQIEYFGIINVKDSLSEAGEEITPKNNLYNYVEILVRAYDGVHLAEKMLKMSAPGLSFTFQRWFLALRAKFLEILVDLSTLLGAVSFLEDSSSCGPEKMTVLVPSMIPLERYRFLVDSLASVSSQLKKLADEFDLLATSFVGMDRKSTRILLCLSAGCSLLAFSTGLFLSIPYLHVSENSVTKCLDGSEGHHRGVLIQDLFERLSLVDSETSKHLWMLLKVYGKSKSCFLSKSGNQAAGLYYEASSIVKLFKYAVSEIVGLQNEARIFCSDETKSQISSHGLKLLLSIIWKWMQIPFRCPDYFFQVRDNVFSELFSMNENGENFDGMSVSLGSHLSLNLCLKLKNMPPSLHLQLSKLYCILSCTVPSPHGKNIEKSWLNSEEWDTDDILALNHKLMRYATGSSTPNAMQDRTNAGSRWTEEYVCFRLNERGQGFSTCLLDVSAFPPGNYKIKWHSCWIDDEGSYGSLLPMNAGPNFAIENSSNSRTMQTEVS, from the exons ATGGAGAAAATTCCAGCAGCTTCTGCAATGGAATGGAGTATTGATCTTGAGAAAGGCCTCCGTTCCAAAAACCCTG GCAAATGTATTGAAGCAATATTAGAAATTGGGCCAAGGCTTGAGTGGTGGAATAGAGAATCAAGAATTTCAGTTGCAGAGTACAAAATCTTCCATTTAATTCCCGGTGAGGATAAGCTCTTCGCGAATGCTATCCTTCTTCGGCTGGCGGATGCGTTTAGAGTGGGAGACAAACGAATTAAAACGTGCATTGTGAAGGTATTTAGGGAGGAATTGAAAAGTAGGAGGAGAAGGAGTGGGAGAAAGGTGGAAGATGAAATTTTGTCGAAAAAGAAGCTGGAGAATTATTTGGAGATTTTGAGGAGAGTtaaggttgtgtttgatgaGGGAGATGTCGAAGAAAGAGCTTTAGCGTTGTATTTGTTTGGTTGTTGGGCTGATTTCGCGAAAGATAGTGCTGATGTTCGATATGTTATACTTTCGAGTGTTGTTTCTGATGATGTTCTTGAG GTGAAGGCTGCTTTGTTTGCTGCTGGACGTTTCTGTGAATTGGCAAATGACTTTGCTAGTGTCCTGATGGAGATGCTTACTAATAGGTTGACATCATGTGAAACATCAATGGCCTTAAAGTTAGTAGGAGGGCGAGCATTGGCTAACATGTGCTGCTCACTATCACTTGCTAACAGAGCATATGAG ACAGGTTTAAAGCTGCTCTTGGACTCATCAGAAGAAAATTTTTCTGCAGTTATGCTGGTATCACTTACAAAACTTGCTTCTTGTTGGACTCTACTGATTCCTCAACAG ATAGAACTGCTTTTCTCTTATCTGGCTAAGTACAGAGCAACTCAGATTGAAGTTACAACTTTAACATGTCTTCAATTTCTTTTTGCAAGAGGGGTTTGTCCTTGTCCTGCATCTAGAGATATGGTTCAGAATTTCTTTGATATGCTGAATCAATCCAAATTTCCACCAGCTGTGCTGCGTCAAGTTCTGAAAGTCTTGCATAAG ATGCTTTCATATAACCTACCAACCTTACCTAGCTCAGAGATGTTTATGGTGTTCTCCACGTTCTTGAAGTTTATTGAGAATGTAAATCAATCTTCAATCATGTCAGAGAGACTTGTAGCTGCACGTGTTCTAGTAAATATTTTGTGCAAGTTTCTGGGAAGACCTAAACTGGAACATGATGAAACAGCTTTCACTCTGGCATACCAAGCAATTTCGTTCATTATGGATCGCATTTCTGAGCTAGTGAATTCAATTGTGACTAGACATACTTTTCTGGTGAATGGTCTCAAAACAACTAAGAAAGGGCTCCTGGATGGAGATCAGGCCAATGAAGAGTTGGAGCGAGAAGTGACAAGCTTGCTTAGATCTATCTTTTATCTGGTTGAAAACCATTCAGACATCAGCGGTTTGGTGCTAGATAGAGTTGGCATATTTTTGGAGCATCTAGTGAGCACGCTTTGTAGGGATGTAAGCATAGAGAAAGACAACTTTTTAAACTATGAACTGTCAGAATGTGGTGAAGAATACAAGACAGCAAATATACTAAAACTTGTGTTTTCTGTAACGAGAATAATAGTTACTTGTCTGGAAAACCCTGAAGTAGAGCATGCAGAAACAGCTAAAGTCCTGAATTCCTTAAAGCTTTTGATAGATTATGTATGCAAGTCCACCCCAATTGGTTCATCTACGTACACCATTTACCTGCTTTTGCTGCACTTTCATAGTGCCTGTAAGTGCATCTGGCGACAGATTAACCCCATTGTATACCTTGATGACAATTATACTCCATTTTATGCTGGTTCTTTTCTTCACGATAATACTTTTATTGctgaatttggaaaaaaaatgtttgGAGGAAGAGATAATTGGTCTTCTTATAAAGCTGGAAAGCGTGCAGCTTTACAGGGACTATGGTCGAATGCTGCTTTCATATTTGAGCGACTCACAAAAATGGCTGTTTCTAATTCGAGCTATGTCTGGTTGAAAACCTTGAATTTGTTCTCACATTCTGAAAGTCAGATTGAGTATTTTGGGATTATTAATGTGAAAGATAGTTTGTCTGAAGCTGGAGAAGAAATTACTCCAAAAAATAATTTGTATAACTATGTTGAAATTCTTGTCAGAGCTTATGATGGCGTTCACCTTGCAGAGAAAATGCTGAAGATGTCTGCTCCTGGGCTTTCCTTCACTTTTCAAAGGTGGTTTTTGGCTCTTAGAGCAAAATTTTTGGAGATTCTGGTGGACTTAAGCACACTCTTAGGTGCAGTTTCATTTCTAGAAGATAGCAGTAGCTGTGGGCCAGAAAAGATGACTGTTTTGGTTCCAAGTATGATACCTTTGGAAAGATACAGATTCTTGGTGGATTCTCTTGCCTCGGTATCTTCCCAGCTCAAGAAGTTGGCAGATGAATTTGATTTATTAGCAACATCTTTTGTTGGCATGGACAGAAAAAGCACGAGGATACTTTTATGCTTGTCAGCAGGTTGTTCGCTGTTGGCCTTCAGTACTGGGTTGTTCTTATCTATCCCATACTTACATGTTTCAGAAAATAGCGTGACTAAATGTCTAGATGGCTCAGAAGGGCATCATCGTGGTGTGCTTATTCAAGATTTATTTGAGAGGCTATCACTTGTAGACTCTGAAACCAGTAAACATCTTTGGATGCTATTAAAGGTTTATGGAAAGTCCAAGAGCTGTTTTCTGTCCAAGTCCGGAAATCAAGCTGCAGGCCTTTATTACGAGGCAAGTAGCATTGTTAAACTTTTTAAATATGCTGTTTCAGAGATTGTTGGCCTCCAAAATGAGGCACGCATATTTTGCAGTGATGAAACCAAATCTCAGATTTCTAGTCATGGACTAAAGTTGTTGTTGAGCATCATTTGGAAGTGGATGCAGATCCCCTTCAGGTGTCCGGATTACTTTTTTCAAGTAAG GGATAATGTTTTTTCAGAGCTATTTTCCATGAATGAAAAtggtgaaaattttgatggGATGTCTGTCTCATTAGGCAGCCATCTATCTCTGAATTTGTGCCTTAAATTGAAAAACATGCCACCGTCCCTTCACCTTCAGCTTTCTAAGCTTTATTGCATCCTTAGCTGTACTGTTCCATCTCCACATGGAAAGAACATAGAGAAATCATGGTTGAATAGTGAAGAATGGGACACTGATGATATTCTAGCTTTGAATCATAAGCTCATGAGGTATGCCACTGGGTCTTCTACGCCTAATGCTATGCAGGATCGAACTAATGCTGGTAGCAGGTGGACAGAGGAGTATGTGTGTTTTCGTCTTAATGAGAGAGGCCAAGGGTTCTCGACTTGCTTGCTTGATGTGTCTGCTTTTCCTCCGGGAAACTATAAAATTAAATGGCATAGTTGTTGGATAGATGATGAAGGTTCTTATGGGAGCCTCCTTCCCATGAATGCTGGTCCCAACTTCGCTATTGAGAATTCTTCTAATTCCAGAACAATGCAGACAGAAGTTTCTTGA
- the LOC113740604 gene encoding leucine-rich repeat receptor-like serine/threonine/tyrosine-protein kinase SOBIR1 translates to MAFRLAKSHIIFLTFFTLILLVQSKLSLDKSDYEAISIIQKDLGIHGQRRGLECPCNSAGISCERRISNSSVVLKVTRIVFKSEQLRGVLSPAIGRLSELKELSLPNNKLLDQIPPQIVNCRKLQVLDLRNNRLSGKVPTELSSLIQLRVLDLSSNQLSGNLRFLKHFPNLEKLSLADNLFAGKIPPSLRSFRNLRFLNISGNNLLEGPIPVPNQNGDDSLSESTEVNIVPRRYIFAENSSRSNKTSAVAPAIAPGVGSNQNLTQAPSPSTTAGVHKHHKKAKKKIGAWIVGFFAGTVAGSISGFVASVVFKMLKFWIQGGDKDTSLAIFSPIIKRAEDLAFLQNEEGIARLEVIGRGGCGEVYKAELPGSNGKVIAIKKIIQPPRDAAELAEEESKALHKKMRQIKSEIQTVGQIRHRNLLPLLAHMPRPDCHYLVYEFMKNGSLQDMLQKVAAGENELDWLSRHRIALGIAAGLEYLHVNHTPRIIHRDLKPANVLLDDDMEARIADFGLAKAMPEAYTHVTSSNVVGTLGYIAPEYHQTLKFTDKCDIYSFGVLLASLVMGKLPSDEFFQETDEMNLVHWMRNVMTSEDPKRAIDPKLLGNGYEEQMLLVLKIACFCTLENPKERPNSIDIRAMLFQIKYEKRQVM, encoded by the coding sequence ATGGCCTTCCGCCTCGCCAAATCCCACATCATTTTTCTCACCTTCTTCACTCTAATCCTTCTTGTTCAATCAAAGCTGAGTCTTGACAAATCAGACTATGAAGCAATCTCGATCATTCAAAAAGACTTGGGCATTCATGGTCAACGCCGTGGCCTAGAGTGTCCCTGCAACTCTGCTGGGATATCCTGCGAACGGCGAATCTCAAACAGTTCAGTTGTGCTTAAAGTCACACGAATTGTTTTTAAGTCTGAGCAGTTGAGGGGAGTTTTGTCTCCTGCAATTGGTAGACTTTCTGAGCTCAAAGAGCTGTCACTGCCGAACAACAAACTTCTTGATCAAATCCCACCTCAGATTGTCAACTGTCGAAAGCTTCAAGTTCTAGACTTGCGAAACAATCGACTTTCGGGCAAAGTTCCAACGGAGTTATCGTCCTTGATTCAGCTTCGGGTTCTTGATCTCTCTTCTAATCAGCTTTCAGGAAACTTGAGATTCTTGAAACATTTTCCTAACTTGGAAAAGCTTTCTCTGGCAGATAATTTGTTTGCTGGGAAAATCCCTCCGTCTTTGAGATCTTTTCGGAATCTTCGGTTCTTGAATATTTCCGGAAACAATTTACTGGAAGGTCCTATCCCCGTTCCGAATCAAAATGGAGATGATTCCTTATCAGAGTCCACAGAAGTTAATATTGTCCCAAGACGATATATTTTTGCTGAAAATTCATCAAGGAGTAACAAGACCTCAGCAGTAGCACCCGCAATAGCACCAGGGGTGGGCTCAAATCAAAACTTAACTCAAGCTCCATCACCATCCACAACCGCGGGGGTCCACAAACATCATAAGAAGGCTAAAAAGAAGATTGGAGCTTGGATTGTTGGGTTTTTTGCTGGAACTGTTGCAGGAAGTATATCAGGGTTCGTGGCATCTGTGGTTTTTAAGATGTTGAAGTTCTGGATTCAAGGAGGGGATAAGGACACAAGTCTGGCAATTTTCAGTCCAATCATTAAGAGAGCTGAGGACTTGGCTTTCTTGCAAAACGAAGAAGGAATTGCAAGACTTGAAGTCATTGGTAGAGGAGGATGTGGAGAAGTATACAAAGCTGAGTTACCTGGAAGCAATGGTAAGGTGATTGCCATTAAGAAGATAATTCAACCCCCCAGAGATGCTGCGGAGCTCGCCGAAGAGGAGAGCAAGGCCTTGCATAAGAAAATGCGCCAGATCAAATCAGAAATTCAGACTGTGGGTCAAATCAGGCACAGGAATCTACTTCCTCTTTTAGCCCATATGCCGCGGCCTGACTGCCATTACCTTGTGtatgaattcatgaaaaatGGTAGCTTACAAGATATGCTGCAAAAAGTTGCAGCTGGGGAGAATGAACTAGATTGGTTGTCCAGGCACAGAATTGCTTTAGGGATTGCAGCCGGGCTTGAATATCTCCATGTGAATCATACTCCACGTATAATTCATAGGGATCTCAAGCCTGCAAACGTTCTTCTTGATGATGACATGGAAGCTCGAATTGCTGATTTCGGGCTGGCAAAAGCAATGCCAGAAGCTTACACGCATGTTACATCTTCAAATGTGGTGGGAACCTTGGGATATATTGCACCAGAGTATCATCAAACACTCAAGTTCACAGACAAGTGTGACATCTACAGCTTTGGTGTCCTGCTGGCTTCTTTGGTGATGGGAAAACTCCCATCAGATGAATTTTTCCAGGAGACAGATGAAATGAATCTAGTGCATTGGATGAGGAATGTCATGACCTCAGAGGATCCAAAGAGGGCAATCGATCCTAAGCTCTTGGGCAATGGATACGAGGAGCAAATGCTTTTAGTCCTCAAGATTGCTTGCTTTTGCACATTGGAAAATCCCAAAGAGAGGCCTAATAGCATAGATATTAGAGCtatgttatttcaaataaagtaTGAGAAACGTCAAGTCATGTAA